One region of Emys orbicularis isolate rEmyOrb1 chromosome 4, rEmyOrb1.hap1, whole genome shotgun sequence genomic DNA includes:
- the LOC135877085 gene encoding pepsin A-like has product MKWLLLLSLVALSQCQVTKVSLKKGKSLRQNLKEHGLLEDFLKKHPYNLASKYFPSLSNEFASEPLTNYMDMEYYGTISIGTPAQEFSVLFDTGSSNLWVPSVYCSSTPCTNHNQFNPSDSSTYEATNESLSIQYGSGSMTGFLAYDTVQVGGIVDTKQIFGLSETEPGSAFEYSQFDGILGLAFPSIASSGATPVFDNMMNEGLVSQDLFSVYLSAEEQSGSFVMFGGIDSSYYSGSLNWIPLSAETYWEITMDSVTMNGETIACSGGCQAIIDTGTSLLAGPPTGISNIESYIGASDGTVRISCSAMSSLPNIVFTINGIEFPVPASAYIIDDSGSCSSGFESIDIPTSSGELWILGDVFISQYYVVFDRANNQVALASVA; this is encoded by the exons ATGAAGTGGCTTCTGCTCCTGAGTTTGGTGGCACTCTCTCAGTGCCAGGTGACAAA GGTCTCCCTGAAGAAGGGGAAATCCCTGAGGCAGAACCTTAAGGAACATGGCTTGCTGGAAGATTTCCTGAAGAAACACCCTTACAACCTGGCCTCCAAGTATTTCCCCAGCCTGTCCAATGAGTTTGCCAGTGAGCCCCTCACAAACTACATGGAC ATGGAGTATTATGGAACCATCTCCATCGGCACCCCAGCCCAGGAGTTCTCCGTCCTCTTCGACACCGGCTCCTCCAACCTGTGGGTGCCCTCCGTGTACTGCTCCAGCACACCCTGCA CAAACCACAACCAATTCAACCCATCAGACTCTTCCACCTATGAGGCCACTAATGAGAGTCTCTCCATCCAGTATGGCAGTGGCAGCATGACTGGATTCCTGGCCTACGACACCGTCCAG gTTGGAGGCATTGTGGACACCAAACAGATCTTTGGCCTGAGTGAAACTGAGCCCGGCTCAGCCTTTGAGTACTCCCAATTTGATGGGATCCTGGGTCTGGCCTTCCCAAGCATCGCCTCTTCTGGAGCTACCCCGGTCTTCGACAACATGATGAATGAGGGTTTGGTGTCCCAGGACCTCTTCTCTGTCTACCTGAGCGC TGAGGAGCAGAGTGGGAGCTTCGTGATGTTTGGTGGCATCGACTCATCTTACTACTCTGGGAGCCTCAACTGGATccctctctctgctgagacttaCTGGGAAATCACCATGGACAG TGTCACCATGAACGGAGAGACCATCGCTTGCTCTGGTGGCTGCCAGGCTATCATTGACACTGGCACGTCTCTGCTGGCTGGGCCCCCTACTGGCATCTCCAACATCGAGTCCTACATCGGCGCCAGCGATGGCACGGTAAGG ATCAGCTGCAGTGCTATGAGCAGCCTGCCCAACATCGTCTTCACCATCAACGGCATCGAGTTCCCTGTGCCCGCCAGTGCCTACATCATTGAT GACTCTGGCTCTTGTAGCTCTGGCTTTGAAAGCATCGACATCCCCACCTCCTCTGGAGAGCTCTGGATCCTTGGAGATGTCTTCATCAGCCAGTACTACGTTGTCTTCGACAGGGCCAACAACCAGGTGGCCCTGGCTTCTGTGGCATGA
- the VPS37C gene encoding vacuolar protein sorting-associated protein 37C codes for METLRDLSVKELQELQENSEEIERLALESTEVQELQLEREMALATNRSLAEQNLEFQTPLETGRTNLSDRYQKLQKLAEQCQEQKAKLEKFSAAMQPGTLLNLLQVEGQRIEEESETMAEKFLEGEVPLEIFLEQFSSMRKLSHLRRVRVEKLQEILRKSEASQEPASDSHFNHQPPAPHITPGPADEQQPQPFLSGTPSFPLPYSPAPCMPVGPTAHGALQPAPFSGAPVIMGPLTSSQPSTQPTFPYKPAPGYPPGGSTPGYSQPQTRGSSSAPGYPWSPCRGPPPASGYPQSQPRAPSGLGYPQPPYFPPGGGRPQCPYPTQPPLPSFPIPSQPPYPPASHSPFGYPPPPPPRGPAWPGY; via the exons ATGGAGACATTAAGGGACCTATCTGTGAAGGagctccaggagctgcaggagaatTCTGAGGAGATCGAGCGTCTGGCACTGGAATCAACAGAG gtccaggaactACAGCTGGAAAGGGAGATGGCCTTGGCCACAAACCGAAGCCTGGCAGAGCAGAACCTGGAGTTCCAGACGCCGCTGGAAACTGGCCGCACAAACCTTTCCGACAGATACCAGAAGCTGCAGAAGCTGGCAGAACAGTGCCAGGAACAGAAGGCAAAACTTG AGAAATTCTCTGCGGCGATGCAGCCTGGAACCCTGTTAAATCTTCTGCAGGTGGAGGGCCAGAGGATCGAAGAGGAATCTGAG ACTATGGCTGAGAAGTTCCTGGAGGGCGAAGTGCCACTGGAGATATTTCTTGAGCAGTTTTCCTCCATGAGGAAGTTGTCCCACCTGCGACGGGTCAGAGTGGAAAAGCTCCAAGAGATACTGAGGAAGTCTGAAGCTTCACAGGAACCAGCCAGTGACTCTCATTTTAACCACCAGCCTCCTGCTCCTCACATAACTCCTGGGCCTGCTGACgagcagcagccacagcccttCCTATCAGGAACACCATCCTTCCCTTTGCCCTATAGTCCAGCCCCATGCATGCCTGTAGGCCCTACAGCCCATGGAGCTCTCCAACCTGCTCCTTTCTCTGGAGCACCAGTTATAATGGGACCCCTCACCTCCTCTCAGCCAAGCACCCAACCCACATTTCCCTATAAACCAGCTCCTGGATACCCACCTGGAGGCTCGACACCAGGATACTCCCAGCCTCAGACAAGAGGCTCATCTTCGGCCCCAGGGTACCCTTGGTCTCCATGCAGAGGTCCACCACCTGCCTCAGGTtaccctcaatcccagcccagagctccatCTGGACTAGGGTACCCACAGCCTCCATATTTCCCACCAGGAGGCGGAAGACCACAGTGTCCATACCCAACCCAGCCACCGCTACCTAGTTTCCCAATTCCATCCCAGCCTCCGTATCCCCCAGCTTCACATTCTCCCTTTGGATATCCACCACCTCCACCACCTCGAGGCCCTGCTTGGCCTGGATACTAG